One Nitrospira defluvii DNA window includes the following coding sequences:
- the rpmJ gene encoding 50S ribosomal protein L36, translating into MKVKSSVKPICAKCKVVRRRGVVRVLCANPRHKQRQG; encoded by the coding sequence ATGAAGGTCAAGTCGTCAGTGAAGCCGATTTGTGCGAAATGCAAAGTCGTCCGTAGGCGAGGCGTCGTGCGCGTGTTGTGCGCAAACCCTCGCCATAAACAGCGGCAGGGATAG
- the infA gene encoding translation initiation factor IF-1: MPKEDVIEVTGTVAETLPNAMFRVELEHGHRILAHISGKMRMHFIRILPGDKVTVQLSPYDLTRGRITYRFK, encoded by the coding sequence GTGCCCAAAGAAGATGTTATAGAAGTGACCGGCACGGTAGCTGAAACGCTTCCGAACGCAATGTTCCGCGTAGAGTTGGAGCATGGTCATCGCATTTTGGCGCACATTTCAGGAAAAATGCGGATGCATTTTATCCGTATCCTTCCCGGCGATAAGGTGACGGTACAGTTATCGCCCTATGACCTAACACGGGGCAGAATTACTTATCGCTTCAAGTAG